The sequence CACGTTGTGCGCCAACACCTCCGGCCGCGACCCGAACACCTCAGCCAGCTGGTCGGGATCGGCGTTGAAGTCCGGAATCAACAGCTCCACACCGGTGCCCGGGTTCAAGTCGTGGATCTGCCGGACGGTCTCGGCGTACAGCCAGGCGCCACCGTCTTCCAGATCGTCGCGGGCCACGCCGGTGACCGTCGAGTACCGCAGCCCCATGGCCTGCACCGACTCCGCGACCTTCCGCGGCTCGGTACGGTCCAGCTCGGCAGGCTTGCCGGTGTCGATCTGACAGAAGTCACATCGCCGCGTGCACTGATCGCCACCGATCAGGAACGTGGCCTCACGGTCTTCCCAGCACTCATAGATGTTAGGACAACCGGCCTCTTCGCACACCGTGTGCAGACCCTCGCGGCGCACCAGGCCCTTGAGTTCGGTGAACTCCGGCCCCATCCGCACCCGCGTCTTGATCCACGGCGGCTTCTTCTCGATCGGCGTCTCACTGTTGCGAACCTCGAGACGCAGCAGCTTCCGGCCCTCGGGCAGCGCGCTCATCGCGAAAGGCCCGCGTACAACGGGTGCTTCGCGGCC is a genomic window of Amycolatopsis lexingtonensis containing:
- the lipA gene encoding lipoyl synthase encodes the protein MSALPEGRKLLRLEVRNSETPIEKKPPWIKTRVRMGPEFTELKGLVRREGLHTVCEEAGCPNIYECWEDREATFLIGGDQCTRRCDFCQIDTGKPAELDRTEPRKVAESVQAMGLRYSTVTGVARDDLEDGGAWLYAETVRQIHDLNPGTGVELLIPDFNADPDQLAEVFGSRPEVLAHNVETVPRIFKRIRPGFRYARSLEVITKAREAGLVTKSNLILGMGETPDEVAPAMRDLVDAGCEILTITQYLRPSPRHHPVDRWVKPEEFVEHSRAAEAMGFAGVMAGPLVRSSYRAGRLYAQTKGYRGEELPENLRHLADQGPAAQEASSLLAR